From a region of the bacterium HR17 genome:
- the amiC gene encoding N-acetylmuramoyl-L-alanine amidase AmiC produces MRYTLTRCIWIALLVTFSAPVSGAVQALSDGTLSVLGVAFPHLPLRWQEEPYAPFGAWLEVLGVQGTPQKDSLTLRFPDRSAVTWTTNTTQLTLNDRTLSVAPLQVEDDRLWVPLVSLAALLGLRPVVNADQRQIKLVTELRQVTLTATRAGWLLETVLSYPLAVPPRVGTLSDPYRAYVDFVGASATLDPTALPSGTQVITQVRLGQFSSDPPIARLVVDADAALTVSVVGRQRSGKGERWCFLLQLSASRQPWLGQVTFVENTPTRATLQLRGWFGTMPRLAQEPHRLVVEVPVTPLLPPSFPDCPPDGVVREAVATVTERGTRIVLTLRSPAHGQWRLQEEDSILLVVEAPPRSVRTGRLIIVDAGHGGKDPGAQSPFGIPPEKHLTLDIAQRLRRLLEQAGYSVRMTRETDVYISLADRVAMANALGADAFVSVHLNSFPRPGGQWGTEVYYWTPHSLPLAEAVYRNLLSLLGRKGNGVRQRRLYVVRHTVMPAILVEPCYVNHPDEAALLKDESFRERIALAICQGIMEFFNDVRRLERGLEALPESVSR; encoded by the coding sequence GTGCGATACACGCTGACGCGGTGCATCTGGATAGCCCTGCTTGTCACTTTTAGCGCTCCCGTCAGTGGCGCCGTTCAAGCGCTGTCCGACGGGACACTCAGCGTGTTGGGAGTCGCGTTCCCTCATTTACCCCTGCGTTGGCAGGAAGAACCTTACGCGCCTTTCGGTGCGTGGCTGGAAGTGTTAGGGGTCCAGGGGACTCCCCAAAAGGATTCCCTCACGCTGCGCTTCCCCGACCGTTCAGCGGTGACATGGACGACAAATACAACACAGTTGACGCTTAACGACCGCACGCTCTCTGTTGCCCCGTTGCAGGTGGAGGACGACCGGTTGTGGGTCCCGCTTGTCAGCCTCGCCGCCCTCTTAGGTTTACGCCCCGTTGTGAATGCGGACCAACGACAAATTAAACTGGTCACGGAGTTGCGCCAAGTCACTTTAACGGCAACAAGGGCAGGGTGGTTGCTGGAAACGGTGCTCAGCTATCCGTTAGCGGTGCCGCCCCGCGTCGGCACCTTGTCTGATCCCTATCGGGCATATGTGGATTTTGTCGGAGCAAGTGCTACTTTGGACCCAACGGCGCTGCCGAGTGGCACGCAGGTCATCACGCAGGTACGCCTCGGTCAGTTCAGCAGTGACCCGCCTATCGCCCGCCTTGTCGTGGACGCCGACGCTGCGTTGACAGTCAGTGTGGTTGGGCGACAGCGGAGCGGCAAGGGCGAACGATGGTGCTTTTTGCTGCAACTGTCTGCCAGCCGGCAGCCGTGGTTGGGACAGGTCACTTTCGTAGAAAACACCCCGACGCGGGCGACCCTGCAACTGCGCGGTTGGTTTGGGACGATGCCCCGCCTCGCTCAGGAACCGCACCGTTTGGTCGTGGAAGTTCCCGTGACACCTCTGCTCCCTCCCTCATTCCCTGACTGCCCCCCAGACGGAGTGGTGCGCGAAGCGGTGGCGACTGTAACTGAACGGGGCACGCGCATTGTTCTGACGCTGCGGTCACCGGCACATGGGCAGTGGCGCTTGCAAGAAGAGGATAGCATCTTGCTCGTCGTAGAAGCGCCACCGCGCAGCGTCCGCACAGGGCGGTTGATCATCGTGGACGCCGGTCACGGCGGTAAAGACCCTGGCGCCCAGTCGCCTTTCGGTATCCCACCAGAAAAGCATTTGACATTGGACATCGCGCAACGCCTCCGCCGGTTGTTAGAACAAGCCGGTTACTCCGTTCGCATGACGCGGGAGACCGATGTTTACATTAGCCTTGCCGACCGTGTGGCGATGGCGAACGCCCTCGGCGCAGACGCGTTTGTCAGCGTGCATTTGAACTCCTTCCCACGCCCTGGCGGTCAATGGGGCACGGAGGTTTACTACTGGACGCCCCACAGTTTGCCCCTCGCCGAAGCCGTTTACCGCAACTTGTTGTCCCTGCTGGGGCGCAAAGGGAACGGCGTGCGCCAACGCCGTTTGTATGTCGTCCGGCACACCGTGATGCCCGCGATCTTGGTGGAACCGTGCTATGTTAATCACCCCGACGAGGCAGCGTTGCTGAAAGACGAGTCGTTCCGAGAACGCATCGCTCTCGCCATCTGTCAAGGCATCATGGAGTTCTTTAACGATGTGCGGCGCTTGGAACGAGGGCTGGAAGCCTTACCCGAAAGCGTGTCGCGTTGA
- the lpxA gene encoding Acyl-[acyl-carrier-protein]--UDP-N-acetylglucosamine O-acyltransferase: MQGRIIHPTAVVSPKAELGDGVIVGPYCVVEDDVIIGDGCILEAYVVVKQYSQLGCFNHIYPGTVLGGEPQDQKFKGERSYLIIGNRNIVREHVTIHRATGEDQATVIGNDNLIMAYCHIGHNCRLGDQISIASYSGISGHVVIESYVTIGGMTGVHQFVTIGKLAMIGGMSKVVQDVPPFMLADGRPARVVGLNVVGLRRATIPPEVRETLHEAYRLLYRANLNTKQALEQIEAELPPSEELRYLVEFIRRVSQGYLGRQRNAHR; this comes from the coding sequence ATGCAAGGGCGCATCATTCATCCGACCGCCGTCGTCAGTCCAAAAGCGGAATTGGGCGACGGGGTGATTGTCGGACCCTATTGTGTCGTTGAGGACGATGTGATCATCGGCGACGGCTGCATTTTAGAAGCGTATGTCGTCGTTAAGCAATACAGCCAACTGGGCTGTTTCAATCACATTTACCCCGGCACCGTTTTGGGCGGTGAACCCCAAGACCAAAAGTTCAAAGGTGAACGCAGTTACCTGATCATCGGCAACCGCAACATCGTCCGCGAGCATGTGACCATCCATCGGGCAACGGGCGAAGACCAAGCGACGGTTATCGGCAACGACAACCTCATCATGGCGTATTGCCATATCGGGCACAACTGCCGGCTGGGCGACCAAATCTCCATCGCCAGTTATTCGGGAATCAGCGGGCATGTGGTCATTGAGTCATATGTCACTATCGGTGGGATGACGGGCGTGCACCAGTTCGTCACCATCGGTAAACTGGCAATGATTGGCGGCATGTCCAAAGTCGTCCAAGATGTCCCTCCGTTCATGTTAGCGGATGGGCGACCGGCACGGGTCGTCGGGTTAAATGTTGTCGGGCTGCGCCGTGCCACCATTCCCCCCGAAGTGCGGGAGACGCTCCATGAAGCCTATCGGTTGCTTTACCGTGCCAACCTCAACACCAAGCAAGCATTGGAGCAGATTGAAGCCGAATTGCCGCCCAGTGAAGAGTTACGCTACTTGGTGGAATTCATCCGCCGCGTTTCGCAGGGCTACTTGGGACGACAACGTAACGCCCACCGTTAA
- the radA gene encoding DNA repair protein RadA translates to MPKRRTKFVCQQCGYESAQWLGRCPNCGAFNTLVEELVEEEGVIAPARHDGSSAIPVPAPQLRRRTVARLPSGFGELDRVLGGGLVPGSVSILSGEPGIGKSTLLLQVAGRMAQQGHKTLYVSGEESLEQIGLRVERLGVEDDRLMVLAETDVTAIAAAMEALHPALTVVDSIQAAYHPALSSSPGSVSQVRESAAHLLRVAKRLSAVLILVGHVTKEGFLAGPKVLEHMVDAVLYLEGEAGYALRLVRATKNRFGPTGEVGVFQLDERGLAEVPNPSEWLLPPRQQPVAGTVVAAVMEGHRPLLVEVQALVTSNPFGMPRRVVTGLDMGRVLMLLAILERHLRCRFSDRDVFINVVGGLRVTEPAADLPVALALLSSRYDVPIAPEVVAFGELGLTGEVRSVPQGEVRVREAKRLGFHRCLGPLPARKSVREWHAVATLPEAVRALGLAPHRE, encoded by the coding sequence ATGCCCAAACGCCGAACTAAGTTTGTGTGTCAGCAATGTGGATACGAAAGCGCGCAATGGTTGGGACGGTGTCCTAACTGCGGGGCGTTTAACACCCTCGTGGAAGAGTTGGTGGAAGAAGAAGGGGTCATTGCGCCTGCCCGCCATGACGGTTCATCGGCGATACCTGTGCCGGCACCGCAACTGCGTCGGCGAACGGTCGCCCGTCTCCCTTCGGGGTTTGGCGAACTGGATCGCGTTTTGGGCGGCGGCTTAGTCCCCGGCAGCGTCAGCATCCTCAGCGGTGAGCCAGGGATCGGGAAATCCACCTTGCTGCTCCAAGTCGCCGGGCGCATGGCGCAACAAGGACACAAAACGCTCTATGTGTCCGGTGAAGAGTCGCTGGAGCAGATTGGGCTGCGCGTGGAGCGGTTGGGCGTGGAAGATGACCGCTTGATGGTGTTAGCGGAAACCGATGTAACGGCTATCGCTGCCGCGATGGAGGCGCTGCACCCTGCCTTAACCGTTGTGGACTCCATTCAAGCTGCCTACCATCCTGCGCTTTCCTCGTCACCTGGCAGCGTCAGTCAGGTGCGTGAAAGCGCCGCCCATTTGCTACGCGTCGCCAAGCGATTGAGCGCGGTGTTGATCTTGGTCGGGCATGTGACGAAGGAAGGGTTCTTGGCGGGACCCAAAGTGCTGGAGCACATGGTGGACGCCGTGCTTTACTTGGAAGGTGAGGCTGGTTACGCCCTACGGTTGGTGCGGGCGACAAAAAACCGTTTCGGTCCGACGGGTGAGGTCGGTGTTTTTCAGTTGGACGAACGCGGCTTGGCAGAAGTGCCGAACCCCTCCGAATGGCTCCTTCCACCACGCCAGCAACCGGTCGCTGGAACGGTCGTCGCCGCTGTGATGGAAGGGCATCGCCCGCTGTTGGTGGAGGTGCAAGCCCTCGTGACTTCAAACCCCTTCGGAATGCCCCGACGCGTCGTGACGGGGTTGGACATGGGACGGGTGTTGATGTTGCTGGCGATTCTGGAGCGTCACTTGCGCTGCCGCTTCAGCGACCGCGATGTGTTCATCAATGTCGTCGGCGGATTGCGGGTCACCGAACCGGCAGCCGACTTGCCGGTCGCCTTAGCGTTGTTGTCCAGCCGATACGATGTGCCCATTGCGCCTGAAGTCGTAGCTTTTGGTGAGTTGGGCTTGACAGGCGAGGTGCGTTCCGTTCCGCAGGGCGAAGTGCGGGTGCGCGAAGCCAAACGGTTAGGTTTTCACCGTTGCTTGGGACCTTTGCCCGCTCGCAAATCCGTCCGCGAGTGGCACGCTGTCGCCACTTTACCCGAAGCCGTGCGAGCGTTGGGGTTAGCGCCGCACCGTGAGTGA
- the yacL gene encoding putative PIN and TRAM-domain containing protein YacL, which translates to MNNLQQWGYRLFLVAITTALAFALGWLGSVAATYYAQALQSYNLKLTVQQRFLVDVGFVAIGVLTALLLGSWFTQRLWTLWESLEALSPVDKVAVLFGAIVGLALAYLILLAPMMLLWGRVPPLPLLALIFAFTLVIVYFAVHTLLRVRDAISLSFPQIAQMLRGAPEAVTNHRAPRLRDKVLDTSVIIDGRLADIVRTGFLEGRLIVPSFVLNELQMIADSEDELRRARGRRGLAVLETLKSLPGTVVEVVDEVSPEVEAAPSTDLKLVRLAKELNAALVTNDNNLQKIAELQGVPVLCVNELATALKPVVLPGEELTVVLQRPGKEPGQGVGYLDDGTMVVVERGRPYLGHEVKIKVTSVLQSPVGKMIFGEFKEIVRRNVIKVEGGDLFDDDISGARRRSGQKT; encoded by the coding sequence ATGAACAACCTGCAGCAATGGGGATATCGGTTGTTCCTCGTGGCGATCACGACGGCGCTCGCGTTTGCGTTGGGATGGTTGGGCAGTGTGGCGGCGACTTACTACGCCCAAGCGTTGCAGTCCTACAACCTCAAATTAACCGTGCAACAACGGTTTTTGGTGGATGTGGGCTTTGTGGCGATTGGGGTATTGACGGCGTTGTTGTTGGGCAGTTGGTTTACACAACGGTTGTGGACGCTTTGGGAATCGCTGGAAGCCTTATCGCCGGTTGACAAAGTCGCCGTGCTCTTCGGAGCGATTGTGGGGCTGGCGCTGGCATACCTCATCCTGCTGGCGCCGATGATGTTGTTGTGGGGACGGGTGCCGCCCCTGCCGCTGTTAGCGCTGATTTTTGCGTTCACGCTGGTCATCGTTTACTTTGCGGTGCACACTTTGCTGCGGGTGCGCGACGCCATTTCTTTGTCCTTTCCGCAAATCGCTCAGATGTTACGGGGTGCGCCGGAAGCGGTGACCAATCACCGAGCGCCGCGTTTGCGAGACAAGGTGTTGGATACTTCCGTCATCATTGACGGTCGGCTCGCCGACATCGTGCGGACAGGGTTTTTGGAAGGGCGACTCATCGTGCCGTCTTTCGTCCTCAACGAACTGCAAATGATCGCCGACTCGGAAGACGAACTGCGCCGTGCGCGGGGACGACGCGGTCTGGCAGTCTTAGAAACCCTGAAAAGTTTGCCCGGCACCGTCGTAGAAGTCGTGGACGAAGTGAGCCCCGAGGTGGAAGCGGCTCCCAGCACCGATCTGAAATTGGTGCGATTGGCGAAGGAGTTGAACGCCGCCCTCGTCACTAACGACAACAACCTGCAAAAAATCGCTGAGTTGCAAGGCGTGCCCGTGTTGTGCGTCAACGAGTTAGCGACAGCCCTGAAGCCCGTCGTCCTGCCGGGCGAAGAGTTGACGGTGGTTTTGCAACGCCCCGGCAAGGAACCAGGGCAAGGTGTGGGTTACTTGGATGACGGCACGATGGTGGTCGTGGAACGAGGACGCCCCTACTTAGGGCACGAGGTCAAAATCAAAGTGACGAGCGTTTTGCAATCGCCGGTCGGTAAAATGATTTTCGGTGAGTTCAAGGAAATCGTGCGGCGCAATGTCATCAAAGTAGAAGGCGGTGACCTGTTTGATGACGATATCAGTGGTGCCCGCCGCCGGTCTGGGCAGAAGACTTAA
- the ispD gene encoding 2-C-methyl-D-erythritol 4-phosphate cytidylyltransferase: MTISVVPAAGLGRRLNPTTPVPKALQPLCGKPLISWVMATLERVPVIDGIVVVVPPGNGAAFEALRQREGWQKPCQFVDGGADRQQSVWQGLRALPPETEWVIVHDAARPLVTPALVLAVWEAAREIGSAAIAALPCTDTVKRSLDGALIAETLDRQQLWLAQTPQAFAADILLTAHEQAIQEGYTATDDAMLVERLGVPVRLVLGDPTNLKVTYPTDLCVAEALLKLCRREVAAN; the protein is encoded by the coding sequence ATGACGATATCAGTGGTGCCCGCCGCCGGTCTGGGCAGAAGACTTAACCCGACGACACCGGTGCCTAAAGCGCTGCAACCGCTGTGTGGCAAGCCCTTAATCAGTTGGGTCATGGCGACATTGGAGCGAGTCCCCGTGATAGACGGCATCGTGGTCGTGGTCCCGCCCGGTAACGGTGCCGCTTTTGAAGCGCTCCGACAAAGGGAAGGTTGGCAAAAGCCCTGCCAGTTTGTGGACGGCGGGGCAGACCGACAACAATCGGTCTGGCAAGGGCTGCGAGCCTTGCCGCCTGAAACGGAGTGGGTCATCGTCCACGATGCCGCTCGCCCCCTCGTCACGCCCGCGCTTGTGCTGGCGGTTTGGGAAGCGGCGCGGGAAATCGGGAGCGCTGCGATTGCTGCCCTCCCGTGCACCGACACGGTCAAACGGTCGCTGGACGGCGCACTTATCGCCGAAACACTGGATCGCCAACAGTTGTGGTTGGCGCAAACGCCGCAAGCGTTCGCCGCCGATATTTTGTTGACAGCCCACGAACAAGCGATCCAAGAGGGCTATACAGCGACCGATGACGCCATGTTAGTGGAGCGTTTGGGCGTGCCTGTTCGGTTGGTGCTCGGCGACCCCACGAACCTTAAAGTCACCTATCCCACCGACCTGTGCGTTGCGGAGGCGTTGCTGAAACTTTGCCGCAGAGAGGTCGCGGCTAATTGA